The DNA region GCCTCAGACCCACTGGGGGAATGGGCCTCCCCCAACAGATAGCCCCAGACAGAGACCCCAGGGAGTCAGGGGTGACCTGTGGCAGCCTTGCCACCCACCCTGTCGAATGACCGGTGTCAGACCTCTTCCGCCAGGTCCCCAAGGCTCCCAGTTGAGGTGGGGGGTTCTCCCTGCCAGAATGCAAGATGGGCTTTGGGGAGGGGCTTGGGCTTCAGTGGCTCAGGTGTCGTCCCCTCCCTGTCTATTCTGGCCACAGTGACCTGGGAGCCAACATTCTCACTGAAGTTCCAGGACCCCCCACCTGGAGGAGCCAGTCCCCTAGAGCTGGCGCTGCTGGTGCTGTACCCCGGGCCTGGTCCTGAGGTCACTGTCACAGGGACTGGGCTGCCAGGCACCCAGGTACCAGGGCACTGAATGGGCCTGTTCCCGGGGCCTCCAGGGGCCCTCGcccagcagaggagggggagtgggagtggtggggtggttttttttttttaagattttatttatttgagagagagctgggggagagaggaggggggagaggggtgcagagggagagggagaagcaggctccctgctgagcagagaggccgatgaaggggcagggctctatcccaggactgcgggatcgtgacctgagccaaaggcagacacccaaccaactgagcctcccaagcGCCCCAGGAATGGGGTTTTAAAACCGAACAAGGTCCCAAGTGTCCTGGTTAGGCTGCGGGCAGAGCAGGGCTGGCATTCTCACCCCACCCAGTTTGGCTGAGCCCCCATCTCCACAGAACCTTTGCTGGTCCCGGGACACACGCTACCTAGTGCTGGCCGTGGACCACCCAGCGGGGGCCTGGCACAGCCCTGGGGTCACCCTGACCCTGCAACCCCGAGGCGATGGTAGGCTCCCAAAGAAGGGGACCTGGCAAGGGCAGGCTGCTCTTGGCCCCCAAACACTAAGCCACCCCCGGGTCCCGCCAGGCCACGCGGGTGCACCCCTGAGCACCCCCCAGCTGCAGGAGCTGCTGTTCGGCCACGACCCCCGCTGCTTTACACGGATGACCCCGGCCCTGCTCCTGCTGCCACCGCCTGGGCCCACACCAATGCCCGCACATGGCCTCCTGGACCAAGTGCCCTTCCCACCACCCAGGTGTGCGCGCgcccaggttggggggggggcaatagAGGAAGAACCTTGTACCTGCTCATACCTCCCAACTCCGCCCTCCAGGCCCTCCCAGGAGCAGGAGCCCAAGGAGCCACCGCCCAGCGCAGACCCCTTCCTGGAGACGCTCACGCGCCTGGTGCGCGCCCTGCGGGGGCCCCCGGCTAAAGCCTCGCCGCCGCGCCTGGCCCTGGACCCGGGCGCGCTGGCCGGCTTCCCGCAGGGCCTCGTCAACCTGTCCGACCCCGCGACACAGGAGCGCCTGCTCGACGGGGAGgagccgctgctgctgctgctgccaccctCCACGGCCGCGGCCGGGGACCCCGCGCCACTGCAGGGCCCCGAGTCCGTGCCCTGGGCCGCGGGCCTAGGGCATCGCGTGGCCGCCGAGCTGCGGGCCGCGGCCGCCGAGCTCCGCGAGCTCCCGGGGCTGCCCCCGGCCGCCACGCCGCTGCTGGAGCGCCTGCTCGCGCTCTGCCCCGGGGACTCGGGGGACCCCGGCGGCCCGGGCGGCCCACTGCGCGCGCTGCTGCTGCTCAAAGCGCTGCAGGCTCTGCGCGCCGAGTGGCGGGGGCGCGAGCGGAGCGGGCCCCCACGGGCACAGCGCAGCGCGGGGGCCGGGGCGGCGGACGGGCCGTGCGCGCTGCGCGAGCTGAGCGTCGACCTGCGCGCCGAGCGCTCCGTGCTCATCCCCGAGACGTACCAGGCCAACAACTGCCAGGGCGCGTGCGGCTGGCCGCAGTCCGACCGCAACCCGCGCTACGGCAACCACGCGGTGCTGCTGCTCAAGATGCAGGCCCGCGGCGCCGCCCTGGCGCGCGCCCCGTGCTGCGTGCCCACTGCCTACGCCGGCAAGCTCCTCGTCAGCCTGTCGGAGGAGCGCATCCGCGCGCACCACGTGCCCAACATGGTGGCCACTGAGTGCGGCTGCCGGTGACCCCGCGCCGCGCCGCGAGTGGCGTCCCCGCCCGTATTTATTCGGACCCCAACTATCGCCCCAATAAAGCCCAGCAAGCACTAGCCGATGTGTACGTGCGTGTAGGGACAGGCGGGGGCCTCCTCCTGGCCGGCTGTCccttgggggtggggcggggtcaTCCCCGACGGCGCCACTGCCTCGACTCCCGCCCCCACGCCACCTCCGCGCCTGGAGCTTCCACATCCGCCATTCGGGCCCGGCAGCTTCCGGCGTGGAGGCTCAACGGAGCAGGCGACCCTGGGCTGCAGCATTCAATTTATTTCGCTGAACCGCGGGCCCCGCCCCGGGGGGGGGTGTCCCAAGATTGTGTCCCAGGACCCGGGCCCGGCTCAGTCCCGCCCCTTGCCCGCCCGGTGCTTCTGGCGGCCCGGAGGCCGGTCGGCGTCGGCGCGCCGCGGGGAGTCCCAGGCCTGCCTCTTTCTGTGTCCCGGGTCTCGGGAGTCCTGCGCCCAGTGCGGATGGCCCCCTTCGCGCACCTCCCAGCCCCGGGGtagggctcctcggggctccctggCGGCCCGCGGCTTCTCCTGCTTCCGAGGCCGCTCCTCCTTCCGCCGCTTCTCCTTCTGCAGCCTCTCCTCCTTCGGCGGCCTCTCCTTCCGAGGCCTCTCCTTCCGCGGAGGCTCCTTGGGCGCGCGCTTTTCTCCAACAGCCTTCTCGGCCTCCTCGGCCTCCTCCCGCTGCGGCGCCGGCGGTCCCGGTGGGGGCGCCCAAGCCTTGGGCTTCGGCTGCAGCAGCAACGCGGGTGAGGTGACATGGTGGGGTCAGCGCATACCTCCCCTGCGCGGGGCCTGGGCCCCTTCGCCCACCGCCCGTGGTCCCCTAATGGAAGCGCTTACCGGGGCGAGTGCTGGCTCCGGGGCCGAGCTTGGCGGTACCCATGGctcagggacagaggcaggggcATCTGCCTCCCCAGCCACAGCATCTTGGAGGGGAGAGGAATCGAGTCAGCCCAGGCCCAGGTGCAGACCACACCCGCCATGCCGGCCCTCCCCCCTAGagttccctctctcctccctctgagcCCTCAGTAGGGAAGGCCCCTGGCCTCCGCTGCTAAGGCGCCCCCTTCCCTCCAAATCTCCCTCATTCCAGTTATAAAGGGCTGGCCGTGTTTCTCCACGGGCTGCCGGAGCTCCCCTGTGCATACTACCCAAAGGGGGCTCCCAGGGCCAGTCCTGGGGGGCAAGGCCCATGAGGGGTGAGGACCTGTGCACAGAGGAGAGGTGCGCCAAGATCCAATccgggagaggaagggccccccccccagaaggtccacggtgggggaaggggtagaggca from Ursus arctos isolate Adak ecotype North America unplaced genomic scaffold, UrsArc2.0 scaffold_14, whole genome shotgun sequence includes:
- the AMH gene encoding muellerian-inhibiting factor — protein: MWALPLRPPALVLLVMGPLLGAGAPRGEGSSAPASPGEPGTGGLIFHQDWDWPLGSPQDPLCLVTLDQTGNRSSTLLRVAGALRGYEHAFLEVVQQARWGPRDLAALGVCTASAGQPGLLRLRQLQAWLGEPRGRRLAVLHLQEVTWEPTFSLKFQDPPPGGASPLELALLVLYPGPGPEVTVTGTGLPGTQNLCWSRDTRYLVLAVDHPAGAWHSPGVTLTLQPRGDGHAGAPLSTPQLQELLFGHDPRCFTRMTPALLLLPPPGPTPMPAHGLLDQVPFPPPRPSQEQEPKEPPPSADPFLETLTRLVRALRGPPAKASPPRLALDPGALAGFPQGLVNLSDPATQERLLDGEEPLLLLLPPSTAAAGDPAPLQGPESVPWAAGLGHRVAAELRAAAAELRELPGLPPAATPLLERLLALCPGDSGDPGGPGGPLRALLLLKALQALRAEWRGRERSGPPRAQRSAGAGAADGPCALRELSVDLRAERSVLIPETYQANNCQGACGWPQSDRNPRYGNHAVLLLKMQARGAALARAPCCVPTAYAGKLLVSLSEERIRAHHVPNMVATECGCR